A stretch of Gouania willdenowi chromosome 21, fGouWil2.1, whole genome shotgun sequence DNA encodes these proteins:
- the tmprss3a gene encoding transmembrane protease serine 3: MLFDQTDNGSMEINSTVNNADTTFLPIDFQSDASRIEVISLTEDDLPAVETPNTLNVSPLGSLINDQDLSKAAEAPALVLQPSPSPTMPVTKVQPFLPDDELEKDWRTRMLTHRFELLIVGFVVIVLLLSLSIGLGVGLSCVGKVRCGSSSQCIISSAQCDGVVHCDNGEDELGCVRLSGRSSVLQVQRSSEWRTVCSEDWNNWLGVSACKQLGYSGYVESYFVSLSSVEKDLQTNFVSINYSQNQIIKLQSAQIFSKSRCSSGMVTTLRCLECGSRPQYSRRIVGGNVSKEGQFPWQASLHFRNEHLCGGSIITSQWIITAAHCVYGFSNSSMWTVHVGLTEQPGHSAQSLAVKTIIYHARYRPRTLDYDIALMKLSNPLTFNGLVEPICLPNHGEVFEEGTMCWISGWGATEEDGETSLLLRSAMVPLISTRTCNQAEIYRGLISSWMICAGFLEGGVDSCQGDSGGPLACEDTSVWKLVGTTSWGRGCALRNKPGVYTRITRSLNWIHQQMEREEAHRSTLKTDK; the protein is encoded by the exons GACTTCCAATCAGACGCCTCCAGGATCGAGGTGATCTCCCTGACTGAAGACGACCTCCCTGCTGTGGAAACCCCCAACACTCTGAACGTCAGCCCACTGGGCAGTTTGATCAATGACCAGGATTTATCCAAAGCTGCAGAAGCTCCAGCTCTTGTTCTACAGCCTTCACCCAGTCCCACCATGCCCGTCACTAAAGTACAGCCTTTTCTCCCAG ACGATGAGTTGGAGAAAGACTGGAGGACCAGAATGCTGACTCATCGCTTTGAGCTGCTGATCGTTGGGTTCGTTGTCATCGTTCTTCTTCTCTCACTCAGCATTGGACTTGGAG TGGGGCTGAGCTGTGTGGGGAAGGTTCGCTGTGGTTCTTCGTCTCAGTGCATCATCAGCTCAGCTCAGTGTGATGGAGTGGTTCACTGTGACAATGGAGAGGACGAGCTGGGCTGTg TGCGTCTCAGTGGGAGGAGTTCAGTCCTGCAGGTCCAGAGAAGTTCTGAATGGAGGACGGTTTGCTCTGAGGACTGGAACAACTGGCTGGGTGTGTCCGCCTGTAAACAGCTGGGATACTCAGG gTATGTGGAGTCCTACTTTGTGTCTCTGAGCTCCGTGGAGAAGGACCTTCAGACGAATTTCGTATCAATAAACTACAGCCAGAATCAGATCATTAAACTCCAGAGCGCTCAAATCTTCAG TAAAAGCAGGTGCAGCTCAGGGATGGTGACCACGCTCAGATGTTtgg AATGTGGTTCGCGGCCTCAGTACAGCCGTCGTATCGTTGGAGGTAACGTGTCTAAGGAAGGCCAGTTCCCCTGGCAGGCGAGTCTGCACTTCAGGAACGAGCACCTCTGTGGAGGCTCCATCATCACGTCCCAGTGGATCATCACCGCTGCTCACTGTGTGTACGG CTTCTCCAATTCTTCCATGTGGACGGTCCACGTGGGGCTAACGGAGCAGCCGGGCCACAGCGCTCAGTCTCTGGCTGTGAAGACCATCATATACCACGCTCGCTACCGGCCTCGGACACTGGACTACGACATCGCACTGATGAAGCTCTCCAATCCACTGACTTTTAATG GATTGGTGGAGCCCATCTGTCTACCCAACCATGGGGAGGTGTTTGAGGAGGGAACCATGTGCTGGATCTCTGGGTGGGGGGCCACAGAGGAGGACG GTGAGACCAGTCTGCTGCTGCGCTCAGCCATGGTTCCACTGATCTCCACTAGAACATGTAACCAAGCAGAGATCTACAGGGGCCTCATATCCTCATGGATGATCTGTGCTGGGTTCCTGGAGGGAGGAGTCGACTCCTGTCAG gggGACAGTGGTGGTCCTCTAGCCTGTGAGGACACGTCTGTATGGAAGCTTGTGGGGACCACCAGCTGGGGACGAGGCTGTGCTCTGAGGAACAAACCGGGGGTTTACACTCGTATCACACGCTCACTGAACTGGATCCACCAACAGATGGAG AGAGAAGAAGCCCACAGATCAACTCTGAAAACAGACAAGTGA
- the pknox1.1 gene encoding homeobox protein PKNOX1.1 isoform X1, protein MAAHLVSIDKYPKGEQQMQMQGVVKADTDSEHNFIEDTLAEVSSPSPTEPQTPMDVDKASIYRHPLFPLLALLFEKCEQSTLSSDCITSASFDVDIENFVRNQEKEGKPFFSEDPELDNLMVKAIQVLRIHLLELEKVSDLCKDFCSRYIACLKTKMNSETLLSGDPGSPYSPMQGQAPSFSPTKTQTPSSLSGTISPQGQIVVPASALQQGNVTVTAVNPNQVVAGMSPWHTPPSGGTVYQPVTVVTPQGQVVTQTLSPGTLRVQNNQLQLQFHQDLNLFNHDDSSTKNKRGVLPKHATNVMRSWLFQHIGHPYPTEDEKKQIATQTNLTLLQVNNWFINARRRILQPMLDASSSETTKTKKKTPQNRPLQRFWPDSIAAGGGTQQQVTMPDGTLVTMNVESLQSLTSDGATLAVQQVMLGGHSEDESGDSAEDDDDDADMAALGLDNSDSLQ, encoded by the exons ATGGCAGCCCACTTGGTTTCCATTGACAAGTATCCAAAGGGAGAGCAGCAG ATGCAGATGCAAGGCGTGGTGAAGGCCGACACTGACTCAGAACATAACTTTATTGAAGACACCCTGGCAGAAGTTTCCAGCCCATCACCCACAGAGCCTCAGACGCCCATGGACGTGGACAAAGCTTCCATTTATCG ACATCCACTGTTCCCTCTGTTGGCTCTGCTGTTTGAGAAGTGTGAACAGTCGACTCTGAGCTCTGATTGCATCACCTCAGCCAGTTTCGATGTAGACATTGAGAACTTCGTGCGGAACCAGGAGAAAGAAGGGAAGCCGTTCTTCAGCGAGGATCCTGAACTCGATAACCTG ATGGTGAAAGCCATCCAGGTCCTGAGGATCCACCTCCTGGAGCTGGAGAAGGTGAGTGACTTGTGTAAAGACTTCTGTAGTCGCTACATCGCCTGCCTGAAGACCAAGATGAACAGTGAGACCCTGCTGAGTGGAGACCCTGGTAGTCCGTACTCCCCCATGCAGGGCCAGGCTCCCAGCTTCTCCCCCACTAAGACTCAG ACACCAAGCTCTCTATCGGGGACCATCAGTCCACAGGGTCAGATCGTGGTGCCAGCCTCAGCTTTACAACAAGGAAACGTCACGGTGACGGCTGTTAATCCAAACCAGGTGGTGGCAGGTATGTCACCATGGCATACGCCTCCCTCAG GAGGAACAGTCTACCAGCCCGTCACCGTGGTTACTCCTCAGGGTCAGGTGGTTACACAGACTCTCTCTCCTGGGACTCTACGCGTCCAAAACAATCAG CTTCAGCTGCAGTTCCACCAGGACTTAAACCTCTTCAATCACGACGACAGCTCAACCAAGAACAAACGAGGCGTTCTACCCAAACACGCCACCAACGTCATGCGCTCCTGGCTCTTTCAGCACATAGGG caTCCCTATCCTACAGAAGATGAAAAGAAACAGATCGCTACTCAAACCAACCTGACACTTCTACAAGTTAATAACTG GTTTATAAACGCACGGAGACGGATCCTACAGCCCATGTTGGATGCCAGCTCCTCTGAGACGACTAAAACCAAGAAGAAAACCCCTCAGAACCGACCTCTGCAGCGCTTCTGGCCCGACTCCAtcgcagcaggaggaggaaccCAGCAGCAAGTCACTATGCCTGATG GAACGCTGGTGACGATGAACGTGGAGAGTTTACAGAGCCTCACATCAGACGGGGCCACACTGGCCGTGCAGCAGGTGATGCTCGGGGGCCACAGTGAGGACGAATCAGGAGACAGCGCGGaggacgacgacgacgacgcaGACATGGCGGCGCTGGGTTTGGACAACAGTGACTCTTTGcagtag
- the pknox1.1 gene encoding homeobox protein PKNOX1.1 isoform X2: MAAHLVSIDKYPKGEQQMQMQGVVKADTDSEHNFIEDTLAEVSSPSPTEPQTPMDVDKASIYRHPLFPLLALLFEKCEQSTLSSDCITSASFDVDIENFVRNQEKEGKPFFSEDPELDNLMVKAIQVLRIHLLELEKVSDLCKDFCSRYIACLKTKMNSETLLSGDPGSPYSPMQGQAPSFSPTKTQTPSSLSGTISPQGQIVVPASALQQGNVTVTAVNPNQVVAGGTVYQPVTVVTPQGQVVTQTLSPGTLRVQNNQLQLQFHQDLNLFNHDDSSTKNKRGVLPKHATNVMRSWLFQHIGHPYPTEDEKKQIATQTNLTLLQVNNWFINARRRILQPMLDASSSETTKTKKKTPQNRPLQRFWPDSIAAGGGTQQQVTMPDGTLVTMNVESLQSLTSDGATLAVQQVMLGGHSEDESGDSAEDDDDDADMAALGLDNSDSLQ, from the exons ATGGCAGCCCACTTGGTTTCCATTGACAAGTATCCAAAGGGAGAGCAGCAG ATGCAGATGCAAGGCGTGGTGAAGGCCGACACTGACTCAGAACATAACTTTATTGAAGACACCCTGGCAGAAGTTTCCAGCCCATCACCCACAGAGCCTCAGACGCCCATGGACGTGGACAAAGCTTCCATTTATCG ACATCCACTGTTCCCTCTGTTGGCTCTGCTGTTTGAGAAGTGTGAACAGTCGACTCTGAGCTCTGATTGCATCACCTCAGCCAGTTTCGATGTAGACATTGAGAACTTCGTGCGGAACCAGGAGAAAGAAGGGAAGCCGTTCTTCAGCGAGGATCCTGAACTCGATAACCTG ATGGTGAAAGCCATCCAGGTCCTGAGGATCCACCTCCTGGAGCTGGAGAAGGTGAGTGACTTGTGTAAAGACTTCTGTAGTCGCTACATCGCCTGCCTGAAGACCAAGATGAACAGTGAGACCCTGCTGAGTGGAGACCCTGGTAGTCCGTACTCCCCCATGCAGGGCCAGGCTCCCAGCTTCTCCCCCACTAAGACTCAG ACACCAAGCTCTCTATCGGGGACCATCAGTCCACAGGGTCAGATCGTGGTGCCAGCCTCAGCTTTACAACAAGGAAACGTCACGGTGACGGCTGTTAATCCAAACCAGGTGGTGGCAG GAGGAACAGTCTACCAGCCCGTCACCGTGGTTACTCCTCAGGGTCAGGTGGTTACACAGACTCTCTCTCCTGGGACTCTACGCGTCCAAAACAATCAG CTTCAGCTGCAGTTCCACCAGGACTTAAACCTCTTCAATCACGACGACAGCTCAACCAAGAACAAACGAGGCGTTCTACCCAAACACGCCACCAACGTCATGCGCTCCTGGCTCTTTCAGCACATAGGG caTCCCTATCCTACAGAAGATGAAAAGAAACAGATCGCTACTCAAACCAACCTGACACTTCTACAAGTTAATAACTG GTTTATAAACGCACGGAGACGGATCCTACAGCCCATGTTGGATGCCAGCTCCTCTGAGACGACTAAAACCAAGAAGAAAACCCCTCAGAACCGACCTCTGCAGCGCTTCTGGCCCGACTCCAtcgcagcaggaggaggaaccCAGCAGCAAGTCACTATGCCTGATG GAACGCTGGTGACGATGAACGTGGAGAGTTTACAGAGCCTCACATCAGACGGGGCCACACTGGCCGTGCAGCAGGTGATGCTCGGGGGCCACAGTGAGGACGAATCAGGAGACAGCGCGGaggacgacgacgacgacgcaGACATGGCGGCGCTGGGTTTGGACAACAGTGACTCTTTGcagtag
- the pknox1.1 gene encoding homeobox protein PKNOX1.1 isoform X3, whose translation MQMQGVVKADTDSEHNFIEDTLAEVSSPSPTEPQTPMDVDKASIYRHPLFPLLALLFEKCEQSTLSSDCITSASFDVDIENFVRNQEKEGKPFFSEDPELDNLMVKAIQVLRIHLLELEKVSDLCKDFCSRYIACLKTKMNSETLLSGDPGSPYSPMQGQAPSFSPTKTQTPSSLSGTISPQGQIVVPASALQQGNVTVTAVNPNQVVAGMSPWHTPPSGGTVYQPVTVVTPQGQVVTQTLSPGTLRVQNNQLQLQFHQDLNLFNHDDSSTKNKRGVLPKHATNVMRSWLFQHIGHPYPTEDEKKQIATQTNLTLLQVNNWFINARRRILQPMLDASSSETTKTKKKTPQNRPLQRFWPDSIAAGGGTQQQVTMPDGTLVTMNVESLQSLTSDGATLAVQQVMLGGHSEDESGDSAEDDDDDADMAALGLDNSDSLQ comes from the exons ATGCAGATGCAAGGCGTGGTGAAGGCCGACACTGACTCAGAACATAACTTTATTGAAGACACCCTGGCAGAAGTTTCCAGCCCATCACCCACAGAGCCTCAGACGCCCATGGACGTGGACAAAGCTTCCATTTATCG ACATCCACTGTTCCCTCTGTTGGCTCTGCTGTTTGAGAAGTGTGAACAGTCGACTCTGAGCTCTGATTGCATCACCTCAGCCAGTTTCGATGTAGACATTGAGAACTTCGTGCGGAACCAGGAGAAAGAAGGGAAGCCGTTCTTCAGCGAGGATCCTGAACTCGATAACCTG ATGGTGAAAGCCATCCAGGTCCTGAGGATCCACCTCCTGGAGCTGGAGAAGGTGAGTGACTTGTGTAAAGACTTCTGTAGTCGCTACATCGCCTGCCTGAAGACCAAGATGAACAGTGAGACCCTGCTGAGTGGAGACCCTGGTAGTCCGTACTCCCCCATGCAGGGCCAGGCTCCCAGCTTCTCCCCCACTAAGACTCAG ACACCAAGCTCTCTATCGGGGACCATCAGTCCACAGGGTCAGATCGTGGTGCCAGCCTCAGCTTTACAACAAGGAAACGTCACGGTGACGGCTGTTAATCCAAACCAGGTGGTGGCAGGTATGTCACCATGGCATACGCCTCCCTCAG GAGGAACAGTCTACCAGCCCGTCACCGTGGTTACTCCTCAGGGTCAGGTGGTTACACAGACTCTCTCTCCTGGGACTCTACGCGTCCAAAACAATCAG CTTCAGCTGCAGTTCCACCAGGACTTAAACCTCTTCAATCACGACGACAGCTCAACCAAGAACAAACGAGGCGTTCTACCCAAACACGCCACCAACGTCATGCGCTCCTGGCTCTTTCAGCACATAGGG caTCCCTATCCTACAGAAGATGAAAAGAAACAGATCGCTACTCAAACCAACCTGACACTTCTACAAGTTAATAACTG GTTTATAAACGCACGGAGACGGATCCTACAGCCCATGTTGGATGCCAGCTCCTCTGAGACGACTAAAACCAAGAAGAAAACCCCTCAGAACCGACCTCTGCAGCGCTTCTGGCCCGACTCCAtcgcagcaggaggaggaaccCAGCAGCAAGTCACTATGCCTGATG GAACGCTGGTGACGATGAACGTGGAGAGTTTACAGAGCCTCACATCAGACGGGGCCACACTGGCCGTGCAGCAGGTGATGCTCGGGGGCCACAGTGAGGACGAATCAGGAGACAGCGCGGaggacgacgacgacgacgcaGACATGGCGGCGCTGGGTTTGGACAACAGTGACTCTTTGcagtag
- the pknox1.1 gene encoding homeobox protein PKNOX1.1 isoform X4, with product MTQHDNCGSRLLQPLVSVTKIGTQMQGVVKADTDSEHNFIEDTLAEVSSPSPTEPQTPMDVDKASIYRHPLFPLLALLFEKCEQSTLSSDCITSASFDVDIENFVRNQEKEGKPFFSEDPELDNLMVKAIQVLRIHLLELEKVSDLCKDFCSRYIACLKTKMNSETLLSGDPGSPYSPMQGQAPSFSPTKTQTPSSLSGTISPQGQIVVPASALQQGNVTVTAVNPNQVVAGGTVYQPVTVVTPQGQVVTQTLSPGTLRVQNNQLQLQFHQDLNLFNHDDSSTKNKRGVLPKHATNVMRSWLFQHIGHPYPTEDEKKQIATQTNLTLLQVNNWFINARRRILQPMLDASSSETTKTKKKTPQNRPLQRFWPDSIAAGGGTQQQVTMPDGTLVTMNVESLQSLTSDGATLAVQQVMLGGHSEDESGDSAEDDDDDADMAALGLDNSDSLQ from the exons ATGACGCAACACGACAACTGCGGGTCCCGATTGCTGCAGCCGCTTGTCAGTGTGACGAAGATTGGCACTCAG ATGCAAGGCGTGGTGAAGGCCGACACTGACTCAGAACATAACTTTATTGAAGACACCCTGGCAGAAGTTTCCAGCCCATCACCCACAGAGCCTCAGACGCCCATGGACGTGGACAAAGCTTCCATTTATCG ACATCCACTGTTCCCTCTGTTGGCTCTGCTGTTTGAGAAGTGTGAACAGTCGACTCTGAGCTCTGATTGCATCACCTCAGCCAGTTTCGATGTAGACATTGAGAACTTCGTGCGGAACCAGGAGAAAGAAGGGAAGCCGTTCTTCAGCGAGGATCCTGAACTCGATAACCTG ATGGTGAAAGCCATCCAGGTCCTGAGGATCCACCTCCTGGAGCTGGAGAAGGTGAGTGACTTGTGTAAAGACTTCTGTAGTCGCTACATCGCCTGCCTGAAGACCAAGATGAACAGTGAGACCCTGCTGAGTGGAGACCCTGGTAGTCCGTACTCCCCCATGCAGGGCCAGGCTCCCAGCTTCTCCCCCACTAAGACTCAG ACACCAAGCTCTCTATCGGGGACCATCAGTCCACAGGGTCAGATCGTGGTGCCAGCCTCAGCTTTACAACAAGGAAACGTCACGGTGACGGCTGTTAATCCAAACCAGGTGGTGGCAG GAGGAACAGTCTACCAGCCCGTCACCGTGGTTACTCCTCAGGGTCAGGTGGTTACACAGACTCTCTCTCCTGGGACTCTACGCGTCCAAAACAATCAG CTTCAGCTGCAGTTCCACCAGGACTTAAACCTCTTCAATCACGACGACAGCTCAACCAAGAACAAACGAGGCGTTCTACCCAAACACGCCACCAACGTCATGCGCTCCTGGCTCTTTCAGCACATAGGG caTCCCTATCCTACAGAAGATGAAAAGAAACAGATCGCTACTCAAACCAACCTGACACTTCTACAAGTTAATAACTG GTTTATAAACGCACGGAGACGGATCCTACAGCCCATGTTGGATGCCAGCTCCTCTGAGACGACTAAAACCAAGAAGAAAACCCCTCAGAACCGACCTCTGCAGCGCTTCTGGCCCGACTCCAtcgcagcaggaggaggaaccCAGCAGCAAGTCACTATGCCTGATG GAACGCTGGTGACGATGAACGTGGAGAGTTTACAGAGCCTCACATCAGACGGGGCCACACTGGCCGTGCAGCAGGTGATGCTCGGGGGCCACAGTGAGGACGAATCAGGAGACAGCGCGGaggacgacgacgacgacgcaGACATGGCGGCGCTGGGTTTGGACAACAGTGACTCTTTGcagtag